One region of Pangasianodon hypophthalmus isolate fPanHyp1 chromosome 15, fPanHyp1.pri, whole genome shotgun sequence genomic DNA includes:
- the mettl27 gene encoding methyltransferase-like protein 27, whose product MADTRTFADVKNIVLSAHKNTGPKEKIEFFNTWAESYEQDTAILDYRAPFLAAECIASYFTSEKERAIILDVACGTGLVCGHLRKMGFRNFVGVDGSEKMLNLATKTGLYQELKQCMLCEDPLPVQDESYDIVVIVGALSTGNVPVAIIKELWQVTKPGGYVCMTTRGNADNLEYKAELERVIQAMEEEKKWSRLAVSVVDKWEKAVSEHECGYIPGVVYLYQKAY is encoded by the exons ATGGCAGATACCAGGACCTTCGCAGATGTGAAGAATATAGTTCTTTCTGCCCACAAAAATACAGGGCCCAAGGAGAAGATTGAGTTCTTCAACACCTGGGCTGAGAGCTATGAACAG GATACCGCAATATTGGACTACCGTGCTCCTTTTTTAGCTGCAGAATGCATTGCTTCATACTTCAccagcgagaaagagagagccaTTATTCTGGATGTGGCATGTGGGACAGGGCTGGTCTGTGGACAT CTGAGGAAAATGGGGTTTCGTAACTTTGTGGGAGTGGATGGAAGCGAGAAAATGTTGAATTTGGCCACAAAAACAGGCCTTTATCAGGAGCTTAAGCAGTGCATGCTGTGTGAGGATCCCTTGCCTGTACAAGACG AGTCATATGATATTGTAGTAATTGTGGGAGCTCTGAGTACTGGGAACGTGCCAGTGGCGATCATCAAGGAGCTCTGGCAAGTCACCAAGCCGG GTGGCTATGTGTGCATGACTACAAGAGGAAATGCTGATAATCTCGAGTACAAAGCAGAGCTGGAACGTGTGATTCAAGCgatggaggaagaaaagaaatggaGTCGTCTAGCTGTCAGTGTAGTGGACAAGTGGGAGAAGGCGGTGTCTGAACACGAGTGTGGATACATACCTGGAGTCGTTTATCTCTATCAGAAAGCTTATTAA
- the nf2b gene encoding NF2, moesin-ezrin-radixin like (MERLIN) tumor suppressor b — translation MSILGLKKKQPKTFKVKVITMDAEMEFSCEVKWKGKDLFDLVCRTIGLRETWFFGLRYTVKDTYAWLKPDKRVLDQDVPTDSPITFHFLAKFFPEKVEDELVQEITQHLFFLQVKKQILDEEIFCSPEASVLLASYAVQAKYGDYDPNFHKPGFLAQDELLPKRVLMQYQMTPEMWEEKITAWYAEHRNIARDEAEMEYLKIAQDLDMYGVSYFSITQNKRDKELLLGVDAQGLHIYSPNSKLNPQKSFPWSGIRNISYSEKEFTIKPLDKKKDVFKFYSSQLRVNKLILQLCIGNHDLFMRRRKVDSIEVQQMKAQAKEEKARKKMERQILAREKQLREDAERAKEEMERRLFQLQDEARMANEALLRSEETADLLAEKAQIAEEEAKLLAHKAAEAEQERQRLEVTALKTKEEHRLMEQKMREAEQLAVKLVEQSERRLKEADHLKQDLSEAKDAERRAKQKLLEITKTTYPLIAAYPSPPPPPGPESTEMQLGMAASYRLDFKDSDMKRLSMEIERERLEYMEKSKHLQDQLKELKSEIESLKLEEQQQQAGLYSLRGYAEPPYIPHSNRNSAYMTQMAFYEEV, via the exons ATGTCGATTCTGGGTCTTAAAAAGAAACAACCCAAGACTTTTAAAGTCAAAGTCATCACCATGGATGCAGAGATGGAGTTCAGCTGTGAG GTAAAATGGAAAGGGAAAGACTTGTTTGATCTGGTGTGCCGAACTATTGGACTGAGGGAAACTTGGTTCTTTGGCCTCCGCTACACTGTGAAAGACACATATGCTTGGCTTAAGCCTGATAAACGG GTTTTGGATCAAGATGTACCAACGGACTCTCCTATAACGTTTCACTTTCTTGCTAAATTCTTTCCTGAAAAAGTCGAGGACGAACTTGTTCAGGAAATCACACAGCACCTTTTCTTCTTACAA gtaaagaaacaaatattaGATGAGGAGATATTTTGCTCTCCAGAGGCCTCGGTCCTTCTGGCGTCATATGCTGTTCAAGCCAAG tATGGGGATTATGACCCAAACTTCCACAAGCCAGGCTTCTTGGCCCAAGATGAACTCTTGCCTAAAAGG GTCCTGATGCAGTATCAGATGACACCAGAGATGTGGGAAGAGAAAATCACAGCTTGGTATGCTGAACATAGAAATATAGCAAG GGATGAAGCTGAGATGGAGTATCTGAAAATAGCACAGGATCTCGACATGTATGGCGTTAGCTATTTTTCAATCACA CAAAATAAGAGAGACAAGGAGCTCCTGCTTGGCGTCGATGCACAGGGACTTCATATCTACAGCCCCAATAGCAAACTGAATCCCCAGAAGTCCTTCCCCTGGAGTGGTATCCGCAACATCTCCTACAGTGAGAAAGAG TTTACTATTAAGCCATTGGACAAAAAGAAGGATGTCTTTAAATTCTATTCTTCACAACTCAGAGTGAATAAGTTG ATCTTACAGCTGTGTATTGGGAACCATGACCTCTTCATGAGGCGGAGGAAGGTGGACTCCATTGAAGTGCAGCAGATGAAGGCTCAGGCCAAAGAAGAGAAGGCTAGGAAAAAG ATGGAACGTCAGATTCTAGCGCGGGAGAAGCAGCTGAGGGAGGACGCAGAGCGAGCTAAGGAGGAGATGGAGCGCCGACTATTTCAGCTTCAGGACGAGGCTCGTATGGCTAATGAAGCTCTG CTGCGCTCTGAGGAGACGGCTGACTTGCTGGCAGAGAAGGCCCAGATTGCTGAGGAGGAGGCAAAGCTGCTGGCTCACAAAGCAGCCGAAGCAGAGCAGGAGAGACAGAGGCTGGAGGTCACGGCCCTCAAGACCAAAGAGGAGCACAGGCTAATGGAGCAGAAGATGAGGGAGGCGGAGCAGCTAGCTGTAAAACTGGTGGAGCAGTCAGAGAGGAG GTTAAAGGAGGCTGACCATCTAAAGCAGGATCTGAGCGAGGCCAAAGACGCAGAACGCAGAGCCAAGCAGAAGCTGCTGGAGATCACCAAAACAACATACCCA TTGATAGCTGCATATCCCAGTCCTCCACCCCCGCCCGGCCCTGAGAGTACAGAGATGCAGCTGGGCATGGCTGCCTCATACCGACTGGACTTCAAAGACTCGGACATGAAGAGACTGTCCATGGAGATCGAACGTGAACG GCTAGAGTACATGGAGAAGAGCAAGCACCTCCAGGATCAGCTGAAAGAGCTGAAGTCAGAGATCGAGTCTCTGAAGCtagaggagcagcagcagcaggcagGACTTTACAGCCTGAGGGGCTACGCCGAGCCACCCTACATCCCCCACAGCAAC AGGAACTCGGCCTACATGACTCAGATGGCTTTCTACGAGGAGGTGTGA